The following is a genomic window from Doryrhamphus excisus isolate RoL2022-K1 chromosome 3, RoL_Dexc_1.0, whole genome shotgun sequence.
attacatcagttcttccatatcccatttccgacaattccaAAAAGTTTCATCCAATTCCATGAAGAAGAACGttttaagttattttgaacaaaaaacaGATAAATGCTGTCAGATCTTCGATTTTCACCTCTGCCACCATACTATATTAAAACATCTTTTGTTGTGAATGGTGACCAAAACGGGTTGCAAGGGGATGGACTCGTGCCTGATACTAAACAAAGGCCAGATATTACTAAGCGAGGTGGTTCAGGTCCACCAAGCGGGCATTTTCCCAGACATATCAAATCTACAAAACTGACAAAATGAGCAGCTATAAGAGTCTTCCATTATGTCGGCTGGCAGGCATTAATTGGGAATTCATGTGACATTTCTGACACCAAAGGTTgtaatttatgcaaaaaaaaaaatgtgatcggCACGGGTCACCACAAAAGGTTCAGTTTGTGTTTATCATTTGACTAAATAGCTAAAGTGTTCTACCTAGGGAGGCTCTGCTAAAGACGAGTGTTAGTTGAGTTTTAGCCAACACTCTgcggccttttttttgtttatcatcGTTTCCCAAGCATGGAGCTCCATGGATACTACCCCAGAGAGAAGCATTGAGCCGTCGCTGCGTTACCATGGAAACGCTCCCTTGACGTAGCCCCCTTTTGCAGAAAAGGACCCATTCCAACTAGAATCCACAAGAGTAAtggatcccaaacttttcacaGTTGCATACCCTTTCAGACAATTGACTGGACATCATGCACACTTACAAAACATGAACCACACAGTGAACCATTTTTGATATATGACTAAATTTGTTATACTATATGATAATACATTTAGGTCTTATTTTCAACTGCACACATAGGTTACTAATTTAAAATGGAGAGGGTTTGCACAGCAACACAAGCTAACAAGCAATgacctcagggaagaactacatttgaaacacttatatgctatgctaggactacgttaaaaagccataacttttcagtatgtggaatctaaccctaaccctaactataTGGACAgtcactatggtacccattatgtcattgtatggttgtgcattattaaaaaaaaacaaaaaaaaaaccttaaactgaattatggaaagcaggaagtgaacaaatgtaacagttactgattgtaaaagtaccagatggaggggtaggatttaataagctttgcttcttcctactcctttccgacatgtggaactgtgaactgattatgggatgcactcaattgtaatctgatgcacgttcgaTGCCGGAAAGCATACATTTTCTTACACATGCAAAATTGGGGGCATTTCTAACATGGTCAGTGTACCCAGTCAACGAACGAATAATTAGCATTATGATAATGATAACCTTAGACCAGACTCTTTTTGGTACCGAGTCTGAGGGAAAATCCTTGGGTATCCTTGAGATGATGATGTTTATGTTGATGTCCTAGCGGAGAGGCATGTGACCACTAACCATGACCCAAAGTACATTGTACTTGGTATGTCTGACTTTGTCATTCACGTATGAATACTCTGATACGACTAGATTTTTGTCCACTGTCATTTCCATACATGTTGGAAGTGGTGGAAAAGCAATTATTACGTTATTAACTTATGAAAAATTAGAGAAAAACAACCTGCTGATCATCTCTCACAACTCAGATTGCTCTTTATGACACGTCGTTACTTCTCATATCCGATAAGGTTAGGTTATCAACACTGGACCGCTTGACACATGACGGATCTTTTACGTTTTAAGTGACTCATCATTTTTGCGTGACCTTTAATTGTGCAGggtaggtgaaaaaaaaatttaattgttaATTCCTGCAGGAGAATGACCTGATTAATACTCGAGTCACTTCAGTAGACCTTGATTAATCAGCCAGAAATAATCTTATAAGCGTGCAAAACCGTTTCCCCGCCGCCTGACAAATAGTTCATTTCAATATATCATTAACGGCACTTGCGACGCTGATTCATTTGCTATGCCAACAGCGTCTCCGCAGTTCATTTTTCTTGCTGCGAAGTATGCAAAGTAACCTCCACTGGCCGCCCATGCGGGTTGTCATGGAGCGGAGTCGTGGTGTAGCTACAGAGGCCCCCTGCCGGGTTACACTACAGGAACAAGTGTTTCAAATCAGTTTGTGATTAGAACGCAATATACTAATTTTCCATATAGCAGTTAcatatgacaaaaacaaactagAGATTGTTATCAGGACACAAAGTTACTTTACAGATGGGAGGAATCAAGTCCTGAATAGCATGACTTATATtccctaaaaataaataaaggacaAGAACAGTAATGGGTCTTGTTGCAAAAATggctgtttaattaaaaaagaaacacttgacatctttgacaaaaaaaaagaaaaatgttgctGCCAGAAAATTAAATGTGGCTACTGAGTCACGCTGTTATTTATTAGCCTGTCAGAGAGAGTCATTAGTTCTATTCCATTTCCTGttgcacaaaaacaacactttgtACAGAAAATAATAAGGGAGTCTCTCTTTAGCAACTAAAATATTTACGGTATTATTGTTTCATATTAGTGCATTGTTTAAagtatgtaatatttaaatagaATTAGGTTTTTCAAGTGTTATTTCTCTTTTTATCTCATTGGAAAACATGTGGCTTGATTGAAtagaatatttacaaaataagaaaagaatgaaaagaatatgtaccactactactacttaatggataaaaaatctaataaaaatagcaaatgaAATTAATGTAAATGAATAATCTGCTGAATGTTTATGTATCAATGCTACCAAAACATAAGTCTACACATTTCTACTTTAAAAGCCATGTACTTCATCATAATAGCAGTAAAATGACACCAATAAACTGCACACACAGAAACATTTAGCATGCATTCCCCTAGAAATCAATGAAATGCATACATAATAGCGCATTTAACCTTGCCGGCCTCTGGAATAAGCCTTTTAAATGCAAATCCCCTCCACGGAGCAATGCATCTGCATAAATGCTTCAAGTTGATGCTGGAATGCAAAGATGCTAAGTCATTGTATACAGCAGAAATGCTGCAATACTTTATGGCGGAGTAACACTGCCATCTCGTGGACACATAGAGAAACACACTCAATTGGTACAAGTTAGcgtttcatttatttacagtttgatttaaaaacaaaaaaaaaccacatggTGGAGTGATGATACGCATAAAGGTTGACAAACTGAGGTGCCTTAAAAGCCCATTTTTGGGCGGTATTGATACATATTGATAAACACTATGAAAACATGCAGCATTTTATCCCTGGTTAGCTGCCTTCCCATTACTGGCTTTCATTAAGGCCTTTATCGCACGCGCCCTCATCTCCAATTCAAGAAGTTCCAGCTGCCGAAGCGATGGCGGATGTTGCGGTGATGTTGCGATGTTAGCTGTGACAACGGCACGGTTCGGAACGTCCTGGATGGATAATGCTCGGCTCTCTTTATTAGTTTCCTCGTCCTTAGACGCTAATATCTCGCTGACGCTTCGGTCGATGTCGTTTTGGATTGCCTCCGTTTTAGGTGGAGGCACGACGCCGGCGTTTTTGTCCACTGGCTGCTCATCTTTGGGCGCGTCAATGTCACTAGTGTCGGCGTTGATGCTGAGGACATCGCTGTCCTCGCTGGAGGCACTGGCCTCTGGAAAGGAAATTATTCTGGGTTCATCTCaatgcaaaaaatgttttagtaCAGTTCAGTAGTGATTCCCTAACTGGCTGGTCAACGGGATAACAATGTGTGGTCGATTACGTGGCCGCACTCGTCAAAATGCGTGGCGAGTACGGAAAATGcacacatgttggcaggtctacaAGTGTAATAAGAAGTTAACTGCTGCTCCAgttttgacccgtgtattaaatcagctataaaatacactaaaaacaataagttaccatcaaatttgcttctcgtgTCTTGGTTatcttcttaggcttcctcattcaatgaaaatgttggttttaatacttttggtgtgggcatggaggtctttttttgtcactatacccctttacccaatttccaaaaatggtaaaatgaacctcaaaagaataattttaataaattgaaggttctggctattactgagggctatagaacatatctcttaaatcaattagttttatttattttctcattttagtattaattactaaagaacgatggtgttcgggtcaattttgacccatatatattaatgtcaagaaaagttattgttttcagcaacagaactttagtataaagtgaaatgaaaaagcagaacaggtccagatcttggttcactgtacttcttgccattctttccatgatccaaattgtaaatgttgaaatcagccaatcaaatgagtgaattcacctcacatgtctggacattgtttttctgctggtatactggaaaagcggtcaaaatgagaatcccctgaagcttacatgatgagaagaggagctggttgtcattgtgttggctaattgtacacttaggatttcagttttggctcaaaatattgctttatagtcatattattataaccgggtcgaaaccgaccctaacaatacagtggtcataatttcaaccaaactattttaaaatgtagtaaaaattatttttttggttttattttgttgaactagagtttcctgacaaagtcaaaaagccttgatgcaataaacaaatgttatgtgattctttttatgcattaaaatgtaaaacgggtcggtgccaaCCCTAACACAAGGGGGCGCTGGCATTTCAACATACTATATCCCTCTCTCTTCCCATCACAGCCCAggcaacacacacgcacacacaatttGAAGCCAAATAGGAATAGCACTTTTAACGACTGTTTGCAGCAAAACACAACATCACTACAAAACTACAAATTGTTAGTACAAAATCATGCACTACGCAACATGTCGCATTGCTACTTTAAAACATTCTTAGCtgtgtaaaaagtgtaaaaagaagtttacCACTTTCGGTGTTAAAACATGGTtactttaacatttttttgtgcaacACAATTGCAAAAGCTAGTTAATCACTgttaaaattttaagaccagctgAAATATATcgccgcacggtggatgagtggttagcacgtaggcaaCATATTCAGGAgattgtgcatgcgtgggttttctccgggtactccggtttcctcccacattccaaaaacatgctaggttaattaacgactccaaattgtccataggtatgaatgtgagtgtgaatggttgtttgtctatatgtgccctgtgattggctggcgaccagtccagggtttaccccgcctctcgcccgaagacagctgggataggctccagcaaagcaAAACGCGACCTAACAGAATTATTCATTGTCATGCAAACGTGAATTGAAGTATGCTagccataaaaacaaaaaaacactccatacTTCCGATGAATAGTCTTATTCTCTCGTCCTTGTCTTCTCATTAGTCGGAGCTGCTGCTTAagagtcatgaaaaaaaaagccaaagaaaccGCAAAAGGCgtgcaaaataaaaagtaaaccaCGGGACAATTTGTTCAACTTTGGAGGGGTTTcttttgtcataaaattgttAGTACAATTACATACTAAAACTACATATTTCGTTCTGCATGCTCAACATACCTTGCTTGGTGATGTCACCACTTGCTTCTTTCACGCTGTTTTCTTGtcttaataaaaatatgtaaaagtaataataaagaaaactgcataaaataacattttgcttTAGGGACTCACTGGATTTCTGAggattgttgtgtgtttttgatGTTTTCTTCAGTCACTTGCTCCCCTGAATGCAACAAATATTTTAAAGCTATTAGTGTACGTGTGGAAaggttaaatacaaaaaaaaatgaaacagaaTAATCATACCAGATAGGATCTGCACAACGTTTCGCTCTGAAATTGGTTCCAGTTGCTGCCAACACAGTTTTCGAATTTCCTCTAAGCTAAAGTCCTGCAGGACAAAAGTGacgaaaaaacaaaaagaagttAGTGGGATAggttaaaaaagtaattaaccCACAATAACTGGAGCTTGAAAATGTAATGAACTATTATATGagctcataaaataaaataatatagtcATCATcagatattttaattaaaagggAAATAActaatattccatccatccatcagggcCAAGACACCCTACATTATCCAGCTCCTCTCGGCGGATCCTGAGGACTTCCCAGGTCAGTTCAGAGGCATAATTTCTGCAACGTGTCCTGTGTCTTCCTCAAGGTGAGAACCATGACCACAGACTTTAAGGTGCTAATTCTCATCCCTGCCACAAACCGATCCTTGAAGATCATGGCAGCAGGACCAGCAGGACCAAATCCTGCAGCCACCAAATTGGATCCCCTAAACACCCTAAATCGGTGACAACGGGAAGGCATGGCTGAGTCAAACACTCAATGGAAACGAGTCTGAATCAGGTCCTCCTCCCCAGAACGCCTGAATAGACCTCACCAGGAAGGCAGAAAATAGTCGGAACACACCCTCCAGTCTCCCTTCTTAAAAAGGGGGACCATCACCTAAGAGGGGTGGGGGGAGAGGATCCAAGTCCATTTGTCTTACTCATCATCAGGGCTTATTTGAGCTATGCTTTGtcttattacatatatatacatacatatacatacatacatatacatacatatatatacatacatatacatacatatatatacatacatatacatacatatacatacatatatatacatattacatatataaaatgtatttcctaaaattataattttgatTAAAATGTTCACTAGAAATCTCTGAaactgcattatttaaaaacataacaaaataagtcaataaaGCAAAGGCAAAGGCGTGGCTCATGGATCAGAAACTTCCGCAGGAATGGATTGGATATTTTTCCGATTTGTGAATTATTTTGATATTGGAACCACATACCGATATTGAATAGATTGCAGTATTACAGCATACACTTTATTACGTTGATAATATTGCTTCTTTATTCGGCCATCTTGCATCCATTACACCCAATAGTAAATCTTGCAATGTCACTTGTTtagaataaaaaacacaaactcgTCATATTGCCAACGTATCACCAAATCACATTACCAAAGATTCCCCATTGGTGAATCAACTTATTAATACAATGCATATGTTCATAATGTGTGTTTATTATAAAACATGCCTGATAGCATGCCCTCAACTCCCACCCGGAAGTAATCGCTCCATCTATGATGCCACCATTTAACTCTAGTTCTTTTATTGAttacagctgcaaaataacccaccataaGGACCAAGAAAGTTTCAAGAACCAGCTCTTTGATAAGGTAGAAACCATAGTACCACTGTGAAAatgtacactgtaaaaaaaactgtagtttTTACGGTAAAAACTGGCAGCTGGGTTGCCAGAATTTTACCGTAAAAAAAGCGATGACACCGCTTTTCCATTTACAGGAATAGCGATACACAGTGTCGCGTTCAGTGTCCCTCGTATTTTAGAGAACTCTACCCCCCTTCTATTGTCTCATGTCCAGAGAAATGTACCTTACCTTGAATTCATCTGGCAGCATCCTGCGTAGTTTCTTCTCACCCAGAACACGGAAGCACTGCTCCAGCATCTCCTTTTTGTCGCTCACATAAGCGGTGATGGGCTGGAATGGCACCCCGAGATCGAGCCCACCTTCCTCAATGTCACTGCCAACCCTGTCCAGGTCTGGGTCAGCGAGATCATCTTTAGAGTCCTGAATGAACATAGG
Proteins encoded in this region:
- the LOC131125138 gene encoding caspase activity and apoptosis inhibitor 1, producing MLKKKSSSGEKKRKHAPTDERHRGSKRRSADGNKEDSKDDLADPDLDRVGSDIEEGGLDLGVPFQPITAYVSDKKEMLEQCFRVLGEKKLRRMLPDEFKDFSLEEIRKLCWQQLEPISERNVVQILSGEQVTEENIKNTQQSSEIQQENSVKEASGDITKQEASASSEDSDVLSINADTSDIDAPKDEQPVDKNAGVVPPPKTEAIQNDIDRSVSEILASKDEETNKESRALSIQDVPNRAVVTANIATSPQHPPSLRQLELLELEMRARAIKALMKASNGKAANQG